From the genome of Pseudomonas sp. WJP1:
TCACCGAAGTGCAGCATCACCGGCGCCTTGATCCGGGGCACATCCTTGGCGTCCGGTTGCCGGCCGTAGAACGACACCGCCGCGCCCAGTTCCGGGTAAGCCACGGCTGCCGCGTTAGTGACTCCACCGCCATAACAGAAACCGGTGATGCCGACTTTTCCACTGGCGTCGGGATGCTTCATCATCCACTCGACGGCGGCAAAGAAGTCATTCATGAGCTTTTGCGGGTCGACCTTTTCCTGAAGCGCACGGCCCTTGTCGTCGTTGCCCGGGTAACCGCCGACCGAGCTCAGGCCGTCCGGGGCGAGGGCGATGAAACCGGCCTTGGCCAGGCGCCGCGCAACGTCTTCGATGTAAGGATTGAGCCCGCGGTTTTCATGGACGACCACCACCGCCGCGACCTTGCCGGCGGCTTTTGCCGGACGCACCAGATAGGCCCGCACCTGCCCGTTGCCCTTGGGCGAGGGGTAAGTCACGTACTCGGCGATGATGTCCGGGTCGGTGAACTCGACCTGTTCGGCAAGGGCGTAGTCCGGGCTCAGGGATGCCAGCAGTGCACTGGCGGTCAAGCCGCCCAAGGTGAACAGCGCGGCGCGGTCGAGAAATTCGCGCCGGTTGATCAGGCCATGGGCGTAGTAGTCGTAGAGCTCCAGCAATTGCGGGGAAAAGTCTTTTGCAGTGAGACGGGTCATCGGTGCGCTTCCTCTTCGGCGGATTGATGGCTCTTGCTGCGACATGCCCTGTGTTCAACCGAGACACTGCGCCCCGGCTTTCGCTACCTGTGCATCCTGTTCGGCCCTGACCCCGGAAACCCCGACCGCGCCTATTACCTGGCCGTCGACCGTGATTGGCACTCCGCCTTCGAGGGAGGTCAGCAGCGGGGCCGACAGAAAGGCCGTACGCCCGCCATTGACCATCTCTTCATAGCCTTTGGATTCACGCCGCCCGAGGGCCGAGGTGCGGGCTTTTTCGGTGGCGATGTAGGCACTGATGGGCGGCGCGCCATCGAGGCGTTCGAGGGCCAGGGGATGGCCGCCGTCATCGACCACCACAATGGTCACCGGCCAGTGGTTGGCCTGGGCTTCGGTGCGCGCGGCAGCGAGAATCTGGCTGACTTCAGCCTGGCTCAGGACGGCTTTGTGGTTCATGGCGTTCTCCATTGGGCGCTATTGGGACAGGGCGTCTTCGACCAGTTCGATCCAGTGCCGCACGGGGGTTCTGCCCGCACCGTCGAGGTGCGACTGACAGCCGATGTTGGCGGTGACGATGACTTCAGGGTAGCCGCTTTCCAGGGCGTTCATCTTGTTGTCGCGCAGTTGCCGGGCCAGTTCCGGTTGGGTCAGCGAATAGGTGCCCGCCGAACCGCAGCACAAATGGCTGTCGGGAACGCTGGTGAGGTTGACCCCCAGGCGGATCAGCAGTTTTTCCACCGCGCCACCGAGTTTTTGCGCGTGCTGCAAGGTGCAGGGACAATGGAACGCCACGCGGTGGGCGTTGTGGATGCCCAGCTGTTCCAGCGGTTCGTCGCGCAAGACTTCCACCAGGTCCCGGGCCAGCGCGCTGACCCTCCTGGCTTTTTCGGCATAGACCGGGTCGCGTTCGAGCAGATGCCCGTAATCCTTGATAAAGGCACCGCAACCGCTGGCGGTTTGCACGATGGCTTCGGCACCTTGTTCAATGCCCGGCCACCAGGCGTCGATGTTGTGCCGGGCGCGATCGAGGCCGGCGGCCTGGGCGTCCAGGTGATAATCCACGGCGCCGCAACACCCGGCCTCGCGGGCCGGCATGACGCTGATGCCCAGCCGGTCCAGTACCCGGGCGGCGGCCACGTTGGTATTGGGCGACAGGGCCTGTTGCACGCAACCTTCGAGCATCAGCACCTGCCGGGCATGGCGGGGTGCGGGACGCTGCTTGGGCGCCGGGAGGTTGCGCGGCAGTTTGCTTTGCAGGGTGCCGGGCAGCAGCGCGCGTAATGTCTGGCCGCTGTTGACCAGGTGCTTGAACAGGTCTGGATGCGGCACCAGCGTACGCAGCCCCTCGCGCAACAGGCGCTGGCCGATCGGACGCGGCACCGCCGCATCGACCACGGCCCGGCCGATGTCCAGCAAGTTGTGGTAATCGACCCCCGAAGGGCAGGTGGTCTCGCAGTTGCGACACGACAGGCAGCGATCCAGGTGCTGCTGGGTTTTTTCCGTGACCTCATTGCCTTCCAGCACCTGTTTGATCAGGTAGATGCGTCCGCGCGGGCCATCGAGTTCATCGCCAAGCAATTGATAGGTCGGGCAGGTGGCGTTGCAGAAACCGCAGTGCACGCAGGTGCGCAGGATGCTGTCGGCTTCTTCGGCACGGGGCAATCGGCGGGCGCGTTCGCTCAAGGTGGTCTGCATGATTCATAACTCCGCGTACAGGCGTCCGGGGTTGAAGATGCCCTGGGGGTCGAGTTGCCGCTTGAGGCTCTGATGGTAGCGCAGCAGCGCGTCGGGCAACGGCTGGAAGGGCGTGTCGGTGAGCCCGTGGCTGTAGCAGGTGACGTGCCCGCCGGCCTCTGCGACGACCTGGCGAATGAACCTGGCCTGGGCATCGGACTTGAGCCAGCGCTGGGCGCCGCCCCAGTCGATCAGTTGCCGACCGGGCAGGGACAGTCGCGGTGTGTTGTTGGGCACGGACAGGCGCCACAATGGCTGGTCTTCGTCGAAGAACGCTAGGCGCTGTTCGTTGAGATCGGCCCAATACGCAGCGTCGAGCACCTCGCCACCCAGGCGTTCATGGGCCGCCGCCACCGAGCCTTCGCCGCCCTCGAGCCGCAGGTGCAGGCGCTCACCGTCATGACACGCAGCGCTGATCGGCAGCGGTTGCTGGCCCCATTCCGCCAGGCGCAGCAGGGCATGCTCGGCGCTCATTTGCAGGCTGATGCTCAGGGCCTGCCGGGGCTTGGGCAGGACCTTGAGCGAGACCTCGGTGATCAGGCCCAGGGTGCCGTAACTGCCGGCCATCAGGCGCGACAGGTCGTAACCGGCGACGTTCTTCATGACCTCGCCACCGAAACGCAAATGCTTGCCGAGCCCTGTGATCACCCGCGTGCCCAGCACGAAATCCCTGACCGACCCCGACCACGGCCGACGCGGCCCGGACAACCCGCAAGCGATCATGCCGCCGACGGTGGCGTCATCGCCGAAGGCCGGCGGTTCGCAGGGCAGCATCTGCTGCGCGGCGTCCAGCACCTTGGCCAGTTCCGCCAGTGGCGTGCCGCAGCGCACAGTGATCACAAGCTCGGTCGGGTCATAGCGCACGATGCCCCGGTGCGATCGTGTATCGAGTATTTCCCCCGCCGTCACGCGGCCCAGGAACGCCTTGCTGTTGGCGCCCTGAATCCGTAGCGGCGTGGCGTTGGCCAACGCCTGGTTGACCTGCTCCAGCAGCGCAACGCTGTCATCGAGATCAGCGGGTGGGTGCATCAGAAACGCTCCAGGTCAGGGAAGGGCAGTTTTCCTGCGTGCACATGCATGGCGCCAAACTCGGCGCAGCGGTGCAGGGTCGGTATGTTCTTGCCGGGATTGAGCAGGCCGCCGGGGTCGAATGCCGCCTTGACCGCATGGAACAGGGTCAGCTCATCGCTGTTGAACTGCGCGCACATCTGATTGATCTTTTCCCGGCCCACGCCGTGTTCACCGGTAATGCTGCCGCCGACCTTCACGCACAGCTCGAGGATCTTGCCGCCCAGGGCTTCGGCGCGAT
Proteins encoded in this window:
- the yghX gene encoding YghX family hydrolase; translated protein: MTRLTAKDFSPQLLELYDYYAHGLINRREFLDRAALFTLGGLTASALLASLSPDYALAEQVEFTDPDIIAEYVTYPSPKGNGQVRAYLVRPAKAAGKVAAVVVVHENRGLNPYIEDVARRLAKAGFIALAPDGLSSVGGYPGNDDKGRALQEKVDPQKLMNDFFAAVEWMMKHPDASGKVGITGFCYGGGVTNAAAVAYPELGAAVSFYGRQPDAKDVPRIKAPVMLHFGELDTRINEGWPAYEQALKAGGKTYEAYIYPGANHGFHNDSTPRYDEAAAKLAWERTLGWFRKYLV
- a CDS encoding heme-binding protein, with amino-acid sequence MNHKAVLSQAEVSQILAAARTEAQANHWPVTIVVVDDGGHPLALERLDGAPPISAYIATEKARTSALGRRESKGYEEMVNGGRTAFLSAPLLTSLEGGVPITVDGQVIGAVGVSGVRAEQDAQVAKAGAQCLG
- the glcF gene encoding glycolate oxidase subunit GlcF, with the protein product MQTTLSERARRLPRAEEADSILRTCVHCGFCNATCPTYQLLGDELDGPRGRIYLIKQVLEGNEVTEKTQQHLDRCLSCRNCETTCPSGVDYHNLLDIGRAVVDAAVPRPIGQRLLREGLRTLVPHPDLFKHLVNSGQTLRALLPGTLQSKLPRNLPAPKQRPAPRHARQVLMLEGCVQQALSPNTNVAAARVLDRLGISVMPAREAGCCGAVDYHLDAQAAGLDRARHNIDAWWPGIEQGAEAIVQTASGCGAFIKDYGHLLERDPVYAEKARRVSALARDLVEVLRDEPLEQLGIHNAHRVAFHCPCTLQHAQKLGGAVEKLLIRLGVNLTSVPDSHLCCGSAGTYSLTQPELARQLRDNKMNALESGYPEVIVTANIGCQSHLDGAGRTPVRHWIELVEDALSQ
- the glcE gene encoding glycolate oxidase subunit GlcE; the encoded protein is MHPPADLDDSVALLEQVNQALANATPLRIQGANSKAFLGRVTAGEILDTRSHRGIVRYDPTELVITVRCGTPLAELAKVLDAAQQMLPCEPPAFGDDATVGGMIACGLSGPRRPWSGSVRDFVLGTRVITGLGKHLRFGGEVMKNVAGYDLSRLMAGSYGTLGLITEVSLKVLPKPRQALSISLQMSAEHALLRLAEWGQQPLPISAACHDGERLHLRLEGGEGSVAAAHERLGGEVLDAAYWADLNEQRLAFFDEDQPLWRLSVPNNTPRLSLPGRQLIDWGGAQRWLKSDAQARFIRQVVAEAGGHVTCYSHGLTDTPFQPLPDALLRYHQSLKRQLDPQGIFNPGRLYAEL